A genomic stretch from Pseudobacteriovorax antillogorgiicola includes:
- a CDS encoding DUF2225 domain-containing protein, with protein sequence MSRVTRLTPFQPVTIACPICEHEQQHHKIKATLYTEKNRDIDLRPRRVDWNPKVSPKVDPKLYYFWHCKHCNFCADYVFYQSPFKEGNMSPMRFRKHLAKSLDRDPNFPAVLAVLDPSSESEKSDFMRTIRRNLLAIYELEAVEEVRDRECLQIGAYYLRLAWLIRDIKSSKMKADRYKIPTRNLLGKIRKVWPKVALTERDMLMQAVKYYHIGLNKSQVVSTTPMEIQINLIIARIQLQMGALDEGQKALIVAKKKATQFASIAQKKEKEGRLSADDIDRMTTAASKSVSLVRNVETIFEKLRDAKLERKLNEAMDLLKESTETDLEARREILRSKGFEEKVVLKACPPIKKKGLLEFLKSG encoded by the coding sequence TTGTCCCGCGTAACTCGATTAACACCATTTCAACCGGTTACGATTGCTTGCCCGATCTGTGAGCATGAACAGCAACACCATAAAATTAAAGCAACATTGTACACAGAAAAAAATCGAGATATCGACCTTAGACCTCGTCGGGTTGATTGGAACCCAAAAGTTTCGCCCAAGGTTGATCCTAAACTCTACTACTTCTGGCACTGCAAGCATTGTAATTTTTGTGCCGACTATGTCTTCTATCAAAGCCCTTTTAAAGAAGGCAATATGAGCCCCATGCGATTCCGTAAGCACCTCGCTAAGTCTCTCGATCGGGACCCTAATTTTCCCGCAGTACTAGCCGTACTGGATCCATCGTCGGAAAGTGAAAAATCCGACTTTATGCGCACTATACGCCGCAACTTGCTAGCCATTTACGAATTAGAGGCCGTTGAGGAAGTCCGCGATCGCGAGTGTCTTCAAATAGGCGCATACTATCTGCGCCTTGCCTGGCTCATACGTGATATCAAGTCTTCGAAGATGAAGGCGGATCGCTATAAAATTCCCACCAGAAACCTCTTGGGCAAGATTCGAAAGGTATGGCCAAAGGTGGCTTTGACCGAGCGAGACATGTTGATGCAAGCCGTAAAGTATTATCACATCGGACTTAATAAATCCCAGGTGGTCAGCACCACTCCTATGGAAATTCAGATCAACCTCATTATCGCCCGCATACAGCTCCAAATGGGTGCTTTGGATGAAGGTCAGAAGGCACTGATTGTTGCTAAAAAGAAGGCAACTCAATTCGCCAGTATTGCCCAAAAGAAAGAAAAAGAAGGCCGGCTCAGTGCCGATGATATCGATCGCATGACAACCGCTGCATCGAAGTCAGTATCACTTGTGAGAAACGTAGAGACCATTTTCGAAAAGTTGCGCGACGCCAAGCTTGAAAGAAAACTCAATGAAGCCATGGACCTCCTAAAAGAATCCACTGAAACAGACTTGGAGGCACGACGTGAAATTCTTCGCAGCAAAGGATTCGAAGAGAAGGTCGTTTTGAAGGCTTGTCCGCCTATTAAAAAGAAAGGCTTGCTGGAGTTCCTGAAATCAGGGTAA
- a CDS encoding DMT family transporter: MTLAINIIVLIIGGLLALQGVINAKLSSYLPHPLQAAVISFSVGTTVLLALSLLTGESPPSLSQWRSIPWYLFIGGLLGALMVSSAILLIPKIGATSFIGGIIVGQLIAALLLDHFGVLGLDIRPINSQRILGVVLLIAGFLLTRR, from the coding sequence ATGACCTTAGCTATTAACATTATCGTTCTTATTATCGGTGGGCTCTTAGCGCTGCAGGGGGTGATCAACGCGAAACTTTCGAGTTATCTACCTCACCCTTTACAAGCGGCGGTAATTTCCTTTTCTGTGGGCACGACAGTGCTTCTCGCACTTTCATTATTAACTGGAGAAAGCCCTCCTAGCCTAAGCCAATGGCGATCTATTCCATGGTATCTGTTCATCGGTGGCTTACTAGGTGCGCTAATGGTAAGCAGCGCTATCCTTTTGATTCCTAAGATCGGTGCCACTTCGTTTATCGGCGGCATCATCGTTGGCCAGCTTATAGCAGCTCTTCTCTTGGACCACTTCGGGGTTCTCGGTCTTGACATAAGGCCGATCAATAGCCAAAGAATACTTGGAGTGGTGCTACTGATTGCTGGCTTTCTTCTCACCAGAAGATAA